The DNA window AATCCGCGAAGTATCGGAACTCACTGGCATAGAATCCCATGTTCTGAGATTTTGGGAGAAGGAATTTTCTCAACTGAATCCCAGACGTGGTCGGTCGGGCAATCGCGCGTACACAGAGCGAAATATCAAGGTCATTTTGGCAATTA is part of the Gemmatimonadota bacterium genome and encodes:
- a CDS encoding MerR family transcriptional regulator; translated protein: MRPGGIKKIYYSIREVSELTGIESHVLRFWEKEFSQLNPRRGRSGNRAYTERNIKVILAIKDLLYAQKYTIQGAVERLKIDRSLWENQSIEDAT